A genome region from Flavobacterium sp. includes the following:
- the mgtE gene encoding magnesium transporter: MEFKVSREFIHQLEELIVKKNDNELEILLNDLHHADIAEILEELDFDEATYIFKVLDSDKTAEILLELEEDLRENILSRLSPKEIAEELDELETNDAADIIAELSQEIKAEVISEMVDVEHAKDIVELLRYDENTAGGLMGKELVKVNENWNVLTCVKEMRIQAENVSRVHSIYVVDDENRLKGRLSLKDLLTSSTKTQIGEVYIRKLNFVNVDTEDVEVARIMQKYDLEAIPVVDELGRLVGRITIDDIVDVIKEEADKDYQLAAGITQDVESNDSVLELTKARLPWLLIGMVIEIVASFVLKDNETAFQKYSTLIIFVPLLSATAGNIGVQASAIVVQGLANGTLKEFSKSYFSKEITVSMISGSIISLLLLGYHSLMYQQYLVGMAISISMIVVIMFAATLGTLVPLFLHKNKIDPAIATGPFITTTNDVFGIMLYFGVAKLILGF; this comes from the coding sequence ATGGAGTTCAAAGTTAGCAGAGAATTTATCCACCAATTAGAGGAACTAATCGTTAAGAAAAATGACAATGAACTTGAAATTTTACTTAATGATCTTCACCACGCTGATATCGCTGAAATTCTTGAAGAATTAGATTTTGACGAGGCGACATACATTTTCAAAGTTTTAGATAGTGATAAAACCGCCGAGATTCTTCTTGAACTGGAAGAAGATCTGCGTGAAAATATCTTAAGCAGACTTTCACCAAAAGAGATTGCCGAAGAGCTTGATGAGCTTGAAACGAATGACGCCGCCGATATCATCGCCGAACTTTCGCAGGAAATAAAAGCGGAGGTTATCTCGGAGATGGTCGATGTGGAACATGCCAAAGACATTGTCGAGTTATTGCGCTACGACGAAAACACGGCAGGTGGTTTGATGGGAAAAGAGCTTGTAAAAGTCAATGAAAACTGGAACGTTTTGACCTGCGTAAAAGAAATGCGAATTCAGGCTGAAAATGTTTCAAGAGTACATTCTATTTATGTAGTCGATGATGAAAACCGTTTAAAAGGGCGCCTATCTCTTAAAGACTTACTAACTTCTTCCACTAAAACTCAGATTGGAGAAGTTTATATCCGAAAATTGAACTTTGTAAATGTTGATACCGAAGACGTAGAAGTTGCGCGTATCATGCAGAAATACGATTTAGAGGCAATTCCGGTTGTTGATGAACTCGGTCGTTTAGTTGGGAGAATTACCATTGACGATATCGTAGATGTTATCAAAGAAGAGGCCGATAAAGATTACCAGTTAGCAGCGGGTATTACGCAGGACGTTGAATCGAATGACAGCGTTCTTGAATTAACCAAAGCACGTTTGCCATGGCTTTTAATCGGGATGGTGATCGAAATTGTAGCTTCTTTTGTTTTAAAAGATAACGAAACTGCTTTTCAGAAATATTCAACCCTGATTATTTTCGTGCCTCTGCTTTCGGCTACAGCCGGAAATATTGGAGTTCAGGCATCGGCAATCGTTGTGCAGGGTTTAGCAAACGGAACTTTAAAAGAATTCAGCAAAAGTTATTTCAGTAAAGAAATTACCGTTTCGATGATTTCCGGAAGTATCATTTCACTTCTTCTTCTTGGTTATCATTCTCTTATGTATCAGCAATATTTAGTGGGAATGGCAATTTCGATTTCTATGATTGTGGTTATTATGTTTGCTGCAACTTTAGGAACTTTAGTACCGCTTTTTCTTCATAAAAATAAAATTGACCCCGCAATAGCAACAGGGCCGTTTATTACTACAACGAATGATGTATTTGGAATTATGCTCTATTTTGGAGTTGCCAAATTGATTCTCGGATTTTAA
- a CDS encoding DUF4286 family protein, with the protein MIIFNVTTNIHESAHDQWLKWMQEKHIPEILATQKFSSARIVKVLVEEEMGGVTYSVQYITDSKDTLEKYYLEDQPKFDREALELFADKMLSFRTELEVISEH; encoded by the coding sequence ATGATAATTTTCAACGTTACTACCAATATACACGAAAGTGCACACGATCAATGGTTAAAATGGATGCAGGAAAAGCACATACCGGAGATCCTCGCAACACAAAAATTTTCTTCGGCAAGAATTGTAAAAGTTTTGGTTGAAGAAGAAATGGGCGGAGTTACCTATTCTGTACAATACATAACCGATAGCAAGGATACTTTAGAAAAGTATTATTTAGAAGATCAGCCCAAGTTTGACAGAGAAGCATTAGAATTATTTGCAGATAAAATGCTTTCTTTTAGAACGGAGCTTGAGGTTATTTCGGAACATTAA
- a CDS encoding tetratricopeptide repeat protein has product MKNIFIYIVLLWSGFAFSQNEQLANNYYDKGDFEKAKIIYEDLLRSSPSNTQYFLRTIDCYQQLQQFDLAEKTILSRYNAYKQGAFLVELGYNYQLQKNESKAKNYYDQAIEKIKTNPNDVYGVGNAFEKKVLLEYALKAYQTAMQIQPNYNFNFQIGMLYGQLGKTDLMIDLLLTESYNNQQNANLIQTQLSRFMNGETDNTAFKDAMRKALILRTQKDQDVFWNHYLSWFYVQQKEFGKAFIQEKAIYKREPESLISIVNLSQFALNEDDTETASEILNFILQNTKDQDLLIQTNANLMQIKINKAQEKDYPAITAELQQLLITYEINPFTLSLQLIQARFLAFNLKKTEEAKSVVKRALELNLNAYQQADAKMELADILLLEEKFNQALIYYSQIQMDLKNDVMSHEASLKAAKTSYYKGDFEWALKQFKELKSANTQLIANDALEYFLLINDNTAADSTQTALKQFAKGDFLLYQNKKPEAITQFQSILKNFKGQEIEAVTLLRLGKIYESQKDYPLALSQYQQIIDNHSDGIYVDEALFFSAEIYNDELKDIEKAKPLYEKVIFNHQDSIYFVDARKKYRELRGDKNL; this is encoded by the coding sequence ATGAAAAACATCTTTATCTATATCGTTTTGTTGTGGTCGGGTTTTGCATTTTCGCAAAACGAACAGTTAGCAAACAATTACTACGACAAAGGTGATTTTGAAAAAGCCAAAATCATTTACGAAGACCTTTTAAGAAGTTCTCCATCCAATACCCAATATTTTTTACGAACTATAGATTGTTATCAGCAGCTGCAGCAGTTTGATCTTGCTGAAAAAACAATTTTAAGCCGTTATAATGCATACAAGCAAGGCGCTTTTCTGGTTGAATTAGGGTATAATTATCAATTACAGAAAAACGAATCAAAAGCCAAAAATTACTACGATCAGGCAATCGAAAAAATAAAAACCAATCCAAATGATGTTTATGGAGTTGGGAATGCTTTTGAGAAAAAAGTATTGTTGGAATATGCTTTAAAAGCATATCAAACTGCAATGCAGATTCAGCCGAATTATAATTTCAATTTCCAGATTGGAATGTTGTATGGTCAATTAGGTAAAACCGATTTAATGATTGATCTTCTGCTGACAGAATCATATAACAATCAACAGAATGCTAATTTAATTCAAACGCAGTTATCCCGTTTTATGAATGGCGAAACGGATAACACCGCTTTTAAAGATGCCATGCGAAAAGCCCTGATTTTAAGAACACAAAAAGATCAGGATGTTTTCTGGAATCATTATTTAAGCTGGTTTTATGTACAGCAGAAAGAATTTGGAAAAGCCTTTATTCAGGAAAAAGCCATTTATAAACGCGAACCTGAATCTTTAATCAGTATTGTCAATTTAAGTCAGTTTGCTTTAAATGAAGATGACACCGAAACGGCTTCTGAAATTCTCAACTTTATTCTGCAAAACACAAAAGATCAGGATTTACTAATTCAGACCAATGCCAATTTAATGCAGATTAAAATCAATAAGGCACAGGAAAAAGATTATCCCGCAATTACTGCTGAACTGCAGCAATTACTGATTACTTACGAAATAAATCCTTTTACGTTATCTTTGCAGTTAATTCAGGCTCGTTTTTTAGCTTTTAATTTAAAAAAGACAGAAGAAGCCAAATCAGTTGTAAAAAGAGCTTTAGAATTAAATTTGAATGCTTATCAACAGGCTGATGCAAAGATGGAGCTGGCAGATATCCTTCTTTTAGAAGAAAAATTTAATCAGGCGCTTATCTATTATTCGCAGATTCAAATGGATTTAAAGAATGATGTTATGTCGCACGAAGCAAGTTTGAAAGCCGCAAAAACAAGTTATTACAAAGGCGATTTTGAATGGGCTTTAAAGCAGTTTAAAGAATTAAAATCGGCCAACACTCAGTTAATCGCCAATGACGCTCTAGAATATTTTTTACTGATAAACGACAACACCGCTGCTGATTCAACTCAAACAGCTTTGAAACAATTTGCAAAAGGCGATTTTTTACTTTATCAGAATAAAAAACCAGAAGCCATTACACAGTTTCAGAGTATTTTAAAGAATTTTAAAGGACAGGAAATCGAAGCGGTTACATTGTTGCGTTTAGGAAAAATATATGAAAGTCAAAAAGATTATCCTTTAGCTTTAAGTCAATACCAGCAAATCATTGATAATCACAGCGACGGAATTTATGTAGATGAAGCGCTGTTTTTCTCAGCAGAAATTTACAACGACGAACTAAAAGATATAGAAAAGGCCAAGCCTTTGTATGAAAAGGTAATTTTTAACCATCAGGACAGTATTTACTTTGTTGATGCCAGAAAAAAATACCGAGAATTGAGAGGAGATAAGAATTTATAA
- the serS gene encoding serine--tRNA ligase, producing the protein MLQIAFIRENQEKVIKALAKRNIDAKSIVEEVVKLDENRRAAQVELDNTLSESNKLSKDIGELMKAGEKAKAAILKEKTATLKEKSKELGEKAEALAVELTNKLYTLPNLPADIVPEGKTPDDNLNVFQEGDIPVLHEGAQPHWELVKKYDIIDFELGVKITGAGFPVYKGKGAKLQRALINYFLDKNTAAGYNEVQVPHLVNEASGYGTGQLPDKEGQMYHAGVDDLYLIPTAEVPVTNLFRDVILNESELPVLQTAYTPCFRREAGSYGAHVRGLNRLHQFDKVEIVRIEHPEKSYEALDGMVEHVKGILKELKLPYRVLRLCGGDMGFTSALTYDFEVFSTAQDRWLEISSVSNFETFQANRLKLRFKDKDGKNQLAHTLNGSSLALPRVLAGILENYQTPEGIVIPEVLRPYCGFDIIN; encoded by the coding sequence ATGTTACAAATTGCATTTATTAGAGAAAATCAGGAGAAAGTAATCAAGGCTTTGGCAAAACGAAATATCGATGCCAAAAGCATTGTTGAAGAGGTGGTGAAACTAGATGAAAATCGTCGTGCTGCACAAGTGGAGCTTGACAATACTTTGTCTGAATCTAATAAATTGTCCAAAGACATTGGCGAATTAATGAAAGCTGGAGAGAAAGCCAAAGCAGCGATCTTAAAAGAAAAAACAGCGACATTAAAAGAAAAAAGCAAAGAACTTGGCGAAAAAGCAGAAGCTTTGGCAGTTGAGTTAACCAATAAATTATACACTTTACCAAACCTTCCGGCAGATATTGTTCCTGAAGGAAAAACTCCGGATGACAATTTGAATGTTTTTCAGGAAGGTGATATTCCGGTTTTACATGAAGGCGCACAGCCGCACTGGGAATTGGTAAAGAAATACGATATCATCGATTTTGAGTTAGGTGTAAAAATTACCGGCGCAGGTTTTCCTGTTTACAAAGGAAAAGGAGCAAAGTTACAGCGTGCTTTAATCAATTATTTTTTAGATAAAAATACAGCTGCAGGATACAATGAAGTTCAGGTACCGCATTTGGTAAACGAAGCTTCAGGTTACGGAACAGGGCAATTGCCGGATAAAGAAGGGCAGATGTACCACGCAGGAGTTGATGATTTATATTTAATTCCAACCGCTGAGGTTCCTGTTACGAATTTATTCCGCGATGTTATTTTAAACGAAAGCGAACTGCCGGTTTTGCAAACTGCTTATACGCCATGTTTCCGTCGTGAAGCAGGTTCATACGGAGCACACGTTCGCGGATTAAATCGTTTACACCAATTTGACAAAGTAGAAATTGTTCGCATCGAGCATCCTGAAAAGTCTTATGAAGCACTTGACGGAATGGTTGAGCACGTAAAAGGTATTTTAAAAGAATTAAAACTCCCATACCGAGTTTTGCGTCTGTGCGGTGGCGATATGGGTTTCACATCGGCTTTGACTTATGATTTTGAAGTATTTTCTACGGCACAGGATCGCTGGTTAGAAATCAGTTCTGTTTCTAACTTTGAAACTTTTCAGGCAAACCGCTTGAAATTACGTTTCAAAGACAAAGACGGAAAAAACCAATTGGCACACACATTAAACGGAAGTTCATTAGCCCTGCCTAGAGTTTTAGCCGGAATTTTAGAAAATTACCAAACGCCGGAAGGAATCGTAATCCCGGAAGTTTTACGTCCTTACTGCGGATTTGATATTATAAACTAA
- a CDS encoding T9SS type A sorting domain-containing protein yields MLKKIFLVVLIWPFFLLAQEKQKEVSENVTQYFYNNHTVSAAIWFGEDKKPDSSKTYYSNGKLNEVFYFDKDGLKDGDGFQYNPQGEKLVTWSFTHGKMTGRTDHKLPYGKDREESVKKALKMLTEINAKTNFNPTSVNDLYNRGVLGVSLGNNTLAIEDLKKVEFAIDKDPKNKNLVLSDSAQKKTSAFRSKLYDRMASVYSILEMDGFAFNYYFKAIKNAPDDYRILYNFATLLQKRKINDLARFYLEKIVTEKPNQSQAYQALSSLLAGIGEYQKALENIEKAFEYNKENDRKSPSRTEEDLKTIRGLLYHKLGESKKGIADLKAVLETDKNNSYAMKNLGIIYLDQKKYDNACELFQKAKELNYAFVYDENDLEDLLESACNKHPLEKTIKKQPFVSPNPAVNTISIENWVDKNFDFEFFNFESKSVLKGKTSDGTINVIGLGSGFYFLKVSSGNSAEIFKVIKE; encoded by the coding sequence ATGTTGAAAAAGATATTTCTTGTTGTATTAATTTGGCCCTTTTTCTTGCTGGCTCAGGAAAAACAAAAAGAAGTGTCTGAAAATGTTACGCAGTATTTTTATAATAATCATACTGTTTCTGCTGCTATTTGGTTCGGGGAAGATAAAAAGCCAGACAGTTCGAAAACATATTATTCAAACGGAAAACTAAATGAAGTTTTTTATTTTGATAAGGACGGATTGAAAGACGGAGATGGTTTTCAATACAATCCGCAAGGCGAAAAACTGGTAACGTGGAGTTTTACACACGGGAAAATGACTGGAAGAACAGACCACAAACTTCCGTATGGAAAAGACCGTGAAGAATCGGTTAAAAAGGCATTAAAAATGCTGACTGAAATCAATGCAAAAACCAATTTTAACCCAACAAGCGTTAACGATTTATACAACCGCGGCGTTTTAGGAGTAAGTTTAGGGAATAATACACTGGCAATTGAAGATTTAAAAAAGGTTGAATTTGCCATTGATAAAGATCCAAAAAATAAGAATTTGGTTTTATCAGATTCGGCCCAAAAGAAAACATCGGCTTTTAGGAGTAAACTTTATGACCGAATGGCAAGTGTTTATTCTATTCTTGAAATGGACGGTTTTGCATTCAACTATTATTTCAAAGCAATCAAAAATGCACCCGATGATTATCGCATTTTATATAATTTTGCAACACTGTTGCAAAAAAGAAAAATAAACGATCTGGCACGTTTTTATTTAGAGAAAATTGTAACAGAAAAACCAAATCAATCCCAAGCATATCAAGCACTTTCCAGCTTATTGGCAGGAATAGGAGAATATCAAAAAGCATTAGAAAATATTGAAAAAGCATTTGAATACAATAAAGAAAATGACAGAAAATCACCTTCGCGAACGGAAGAAGATTTAAAGACAATTCGCGGTTTATTGTATCATAAACTAGGAGAATCTAAAAAAGGAATTGCTGATTTAAAAGCTGTTTTAGAAACAGACAAAAACAATTCTTATGCAATGAAAAATCTTGGAATTATTTATCTCGATCAGAAAAAATATGACAACGCCTGCGAGTTGTTTCAAAAAGCTAAAGAGCTTAATTATGCTTTTGTTTATGATGAAAATGATTTAGAAGATCTCTTAGAAAGTGCCTGTAATAAACATCCATTAGAAAAAACAATCAAAAAACAGCCTTTCGTTTCTCCAAATCCGGCAGTAAATACCATCTCAATTGAGAATTGGGTAGATAAAAACTTTGATTTTGAGTTTTTTAACTTCGAATCAAAATCAGTTTTAAAAGGTAAAACCAGTGACGGCACAATAAATGTCATTGGGCTGGGTTCAGGGTTTTACTTTTTAAAAGTGAGTTCGGGCAACTCTGCAGAAATTTTTAAAGTGATTAAAGAATAA
- a CDS encoding patatin-like phospholipase family protein → MRNKYCQILLVLFAQTVISQNKINLFSEINYNSIPDVSLADYKSVQERDQKFQNPNIALGIGISGGGSRAQFFSMGVLLGLEEIDENYLQRNFLNEIDYYSTVSGGCFSAGYYLTVLKNKLQHDNCSFNEFYFSKADAYKDYVDKSANILSLLNNSRNEKGDKIPMTQRIDADILQYDALNPDNKDKFNTQMLLSDFFVPKESKTEPSLPMFVANGTAFNNGERIAFMPHVIKGLGIDESLAPNKADLVLNESKINDGYNFPVTYGITASSAFPGVLPKVKFGIKNQDKILCIIDGGASDNTGYKTLAELLHSDTRVEDKNKKALFIDCLGQGKKEPYINDTKIGLLSLFETASLYTVQTRYMTFDKDVENTFERYKIPVKNYQIIGFTTIRNHLQKMKKDEKYEELVSELKNTTDDSSGWFKLYTDFKNDIVEKFGESAFKKNKDGEIIAATLQKDKFQELSAGEVLLMYEYASHIETKLRIKPEERDILLLAGRYAVFLKTPELKELLVEYK, encoded by the coding sequence ATGAGAAATAAATACTGCCAGATTCTGCTTGTTCTTTTTGCTCAAACCGTAATTTCTCAAAATAAAATAAACCTTTTTTCGGAGATCAATTATAACTCCATTCCTGATGTTTCTTTAGCTGATTATAAATCGGTTCAGGAAAGAGATCAAAAATTTCAAAATCCGAATATCGCTCTCGGAATCGGAATTTCCGGCGGCGGTTCGCGAGCCCAGTTTTTTAGCATGGGTGTTCTCCTCGGACTTGAAGAAATTGATGAAAATTATCTGCAGCGCAATTTTTTAAATGAAATCGATTATTATTCAACCGTTTCCGGCGGCTGTTTTTCGGCCGGATATTATTTAACGGTTCTTAAAAATAAACTCCAGCATGATAATTGTTCTTTCAACGAATTTTACTTTTCAAAAGCTGATGCTTATAAAGATTATGTAGATAAATCGGCTAATATTTTATCACTTTTAAATAACAGCCGAAACGAAAAAGGGGATAAAATCCCGATGACGCAGCGCATCGATGCTGATATTTTGCAATACGATGCATTAAATCCTGATAATAAAGATAAGTTTAATACTCAAATGCTGCTGTCTGATTTTTTTGTTCCAAAAGAAAGTAAAACAGAACCTTCGCTGCCCATGTTTGTAGCCAACGGAACTGCTTTTAACAATGGCGAACGAATTGCGTTTATGCCTCACGTTATTAAAGGACTTGGAATAGATGAATCTCTAGCACCCAATAAAGCAGATCTTGTATTGAATGAAAGCAAAATTAACGACGGTTACAATTTTCCTGTAACGTATGGCATAACGGCAAGTTCAGCTTTTCCGGGTGTTTTGCCAAAGGTTAAATTTGGCATCAAAAATCAGGATAAAATTTTATGCATTATTGATGGAGGCGCTTCTGATAATACGGGTTATAAAACTCTCGCAGAACTGCTTCATTCTGATACGAGAGTGGAGGACAAAAATAAAAAAGCACTTTTTATCGATTGTCTCGGACAAGGCAAAAAGGAACCGTACATCAACGATACAAAAATCGGACTTCTTTCATTATTCGAAACAGCTTCATTATATACAGTTCAAACACGTTATATGACTTTTGATAAAGATGTCGAAAACACTTTTGAACGCTACAAAATTCCAGTAAAAAATTATCAGATCATTGGTTTTACTACAATTCGGAATCATTTGCAAAAAATGAAAAAGGATGAAAAGTACGAAGAACTCGTTTCAGAATTAAAAAACACAACGGATGATTCTAGCGGCTGGTTTAAATTATATACAGATTTTAAAAATGATATCGTAGAGAAATTCGGCGAAAGTGCATTCAAAAAAAATAAAGATGGAGAAATTATCGCCGCAACGCTTCAAAAAGATAAGTTTCAGGAACTTTCGGCGGGAGAAGTTTTGCTAATGTACGAGTATGCATCGCATATTGAAACCAAATTGCGGATAAAACCAGAAGAAAGGGATATCTTATTATTGGCCGGAAGATATGCTGTATTTTTAAAAACTCCCGAACTAAAAGAATTGCTTGTAGAATATAAATAA
- a CDS encoding outer membrane beta-barrel protein, producing the protein MKQTLLFIIALFFNLSIYSQAPRGFYVAAGLSQTNLKSSDLLSESKPGFYVGINGLMGYHETYNFQLEATYKQSTLDLKYVEGGFEEAKISKYKYSEINFGFYFNYYILKPEEDKFFFGPQAGVFASIVDPITPSKGDDVTYQYYLPYLVTESDLQNSAKYNYGVGLGFTGGYNNFRFDLRYSLGMANVLQDVQINSFDENHNYTGPTLQGKTSTISFGISYNIFHFRK; encoded by the coding sequence ATGAAACAAACATTACTTTTTATAATTGCATTATTTTTTAATCTCTCAATATACAGTCAGGCACCAAGAGGGTTTTACGTTGCAGCGGGGCTTTCGCAAACCAATTTAAAATCATCAGATTTATTAAGCGAATCTAAACCGGGATTTTATGTTGGAATAAATGGTCTTATGGGTTACCATGAAACTTATAATTTTCAACTGGAAGCAACTTACAAACAAAGTACACTCGATTTAAAATATGTAGAAGGCGGTTTTGAAGAAGCAAAAATATCAAAATATAAATACTCTGAAATTAACTTTGGTTTTTACTTTAACTACTATATTTTAAAACCTGAAGAAGATAAATTTTTCTTCGGGCCTCAGGCTGGAGTATTTGCCTCAATTGTTGATCCAATTACACCATCAAAAGGTGACGATGTGACTTACCAATATTATCTGCCTTATTTAGTAACCGAATCTGATTTACAGAATTCTGCAAAATATAATTACGGTGTTGGATTGGGTTTTACAGGCGGATATAATAATTTTAGATTTGATCTGAGATATAGTTTAGGTATGGCTAACGTATTACAAGATGTTCAGATAAATAGTTTTGACGAAAACCACAATTATACAGGACCAACTCTGCAAGGTAAAACAAGTACGATATCATTTGGAATAAGTTATAATATATTTCATTTTAGAAAATAG
- a CDS encoding YdeI/OmpD-associated family protein — MTPTFFATQEKFREWLEKHYQKETELVVGFYKVSTKKPCMTWSESVDQALCFGWIDGIRKTIDDESYTIRFTPRKKSSIWSAINIKKVEALTKAGLMKEAGIKAYELRSEERSKIYSHENEAYVLDPELEKQFKANKTAWEYFSNQAPSYRKVIIHVIMSAKQEKTRIARLEKAIKFSAEGKRML; from the coding sequence ATGACCCCAACTTTTTTCGCAACACAAGAAAAATTCAGAGAATGGCTGGAAAAGCATTATCAAAAAGAAACTGAACTTGTAGTTGGTTTCTATAAAGTAAGCACCAAAAAACCATGTATGACCTGGTCAGAATCTGTAGATCAGGCGCTTTGTTTTGGCTGGATCGACGGCATTCGAAAAACTATTGATGATGAAAGTTATACGATACGATTTACACCGAGAAAAAAATCAAGTATTTGGAGTGCTATAAATATTAAAAAAGTTGAAGCACTCACAAAAGCCGGATTGATGAAAGAAGCCGGAATAAAAGCTTACGAATTAAGATCTGAAGAAAGATCTAAAATTTACTCGCATGAAAATGAAGCTTATGTACTTGATCCGGAACTCGAAAAACAATTTAAAGCTAATAAAACAGCTTGGGAATATTTCAGTAATCAGGCTCCATCGTACAGAAAAGTAATAATTCATGTAATTATGAGTGCAAAACAAGAAAAAACCAGAATTGCGAGACTCGAAAAAGCAATAAAATTTAGCGCCGAAGGAAAACGAATGTTATAA
- a CDS encoding PhzF family phenazine biosynthesis protein — protein sequence MEGRKALEYYVLDVFSNESYKGNPLSVVFTDGNLKLETYKDISKEFGYSETSFVYYSPREKALMVRSFTPTGFEIDGAGHNLLGAVCGALLKGMPIFDEQNESELFVIMKDSAIPLTVTFDPVTFYPLVQMHQKSAVIKQEIPTYRIAVALGLKIEDLDVNAFVPTIVKTEVAHAMVPIKNSQILNSFVPDNQLLIEISKEYNFEGFYCFTLAEGQEHIVETRFFNPIIGIIEDPATGTAAGPLIGFLTQKKFTKSEKEYKILQGVRLKQASMIEVMNREEDILVGGSSIITMKGELYI from the coding sequence ATGGAAGGAAGAAAAGCATTAGAATATTACGTTTTAGATGTGTTTTCAAACGAAAGCTACAAAGGAAATCCACTTTCGGTGGTTTTTACCGATGGTAATCTAAAACTGGAAACTTACAAGGATATTTCTAAGGAATTTGGCTATTCTGAAACCTCATTTGTCTATTATTCTCCTAGAGAAAAAGCGCTCATGGTACGTTCGTTTACCCCAACCGGATTCGAAATCGACGGTGCCGGACATAATTTATTGGGCGCAGTCTGCGGTGCTTTGTTAAAAGGAATGCCAATTTTTGACGAACAAAACGAAAGTGAACTTTTTGTAATCATGAAAGATTCAGCAATTCCGCTAACAGTTACTTTTGATCCGGTTACGTTTTATCCTCTTGTTCAAATGCACCAAAAATCGGCAGTTATCAAACAGGAAATTCCAACGTATAGAATTGCAGTAGCTCTGGGTTTAAAAATTGAAGATTTAGACGTAAATGCTTTTGTTCCAACAATAGTTAAAACAGAAGTTGCCCACGCGATGGTTCCCATAAAAAATAGTCAAATCCTTAACAGCTTTGTTCCAGACAATCAGCTCTTAATCGAAATTTCAAAAGAATATAATTTTGAAGGATTTTACTGTTTCACCCTTGCCGAAGGTCAGGAACATATAGTCGAAACAAGATTCTTCAATCCAATAATCGGCATAATTGAAGATCCGGCAACAGGAACAGCTGCGGGTCCTTTAATTGGTTTTTTAACCCAAAAGAAATTCACCAAATCTGAAAAAGAATATAAAATTCTTCAGGGCGTAAGGTTAAAACAAGCCTCAATGATTGAAGTTATGAATCGCGAGGAAGATATTTTGGTTGGAGGTTCTTCGATAATTACTATGAAGGGGGAACTTTATATATAG
- a CDS encoding CDGSH iron-sulfur domain-containing protein encodes MSKTKLIINKNGSIKIEGDFEIMDPEGVLYGLQGRQALGLCRCGHSANKPFCDGAHRNNFEHDSKAFDLPPMKTN; translated from the coding sequence ATGAGCAAGACAAAACTAATCATCAATAAAAACGGATCAATCAAAATTGAAGGTGATTTTGAAATCATGGATCCGGAAGGAGTACTTTACGGATTACAAGGAAGACAAGCACTTGGACTTTGCCGCTGCGGACATTCTGCAAATAAACCATTTTGCGATGGAGCACACAGAAATAATTTCGAGCACGATTCAAAAGCGTTTGATTTACCGCCGATGAAAACGAACTAA